The Agromyces hippuratus genome has a window encoding:
- a CDS encoding FmdB family zinc ribbon protein has product MPTYSYRCTECDNAFDIHQAFTDDTLTVCEVCGGKLRKLFNTIGVTFNGSGFYRTDSRSGAAGSSGSGSSSGSGGSSSGSTASSSGGGTTGGGSSSSSSSK; this is encoded by the coding sequence ATGCCCACGTATTCCTACCGTTGCACCGAGTGCGACAACGCCTTCGACATCCACCAGGCGTTCACCGACGACACGCTGACGGTCTGCGAGGTCTGCGGCGGCAAGCTGCGCAAGCTCTTCAACACGATCGGCGTGACCTTCAACGGCTCGGGCTTCTACCGCACCGACTCCCGCAGCGGCGCAGCGGGGTCGTCCGGTTCCGGTTCGTCGTCGGGCTCCGGTGGATCATCGTCGGGTTCCACCGCCTCGTCATCGGGTGGCGGAACGACCGGCGGCGGCTCCTCGTCGTCGTCCTCGTCG
- a CDS encoding 5-formyltetrahydrofolate cyclo-ligase: MPDEPDVDKRILRAELRERRRNMPAHERELATEGFTARLEELIGSTEAESISCYLSMPTEPNTRPFVNWAEARGIRVLFPVTREDGLLDWTVGEEETETLGLHGTPEPVGELLGPMAINDVDLIIVPAAAIDATGMRLGWGRGYFDKTLGSMGKCPPVYAVVFDSEFVETVPREVHDQGVNGVVTPTRIIAF, encoded by the coding sequence ATGCCCGACGAACCGGATGTGGACAAGCGCATCCTCCGCGCCGAACTGCGCGAGCGACGCCGGAACATGCCCGCGCACGAGCGCGAGCTCGCGACCGAGGGCTTCACCGCGCGCCTCGAGGAGCTGATCGGCTCGACCGAGGCGGAGTCGATCTCCTGCTACCTGTCGATGCCGACGGAGCCGAACACGCGCCCGTTCGTGAACTGGGCGGAGGCCCGCGGCATCCGCGTGCTGTTCCCCGTCACGCGCGAAGACGGCCTGCTCGACTGGACCGTCGGCGAGGAGGAGACCGAGACGCTCGGCCTCCACGGCACGCCCGAGCCCGTCGGCGAACTGCTCGGTCCGATGGCCATCAACGACGTCGATCTCATCATCGTTCCGGCCGCCGCGATCGACGCGACGGGCATGCGGCTCGGCTGGGGCAGGGGCTATTTCGACAAGACCCTCGGATCAATGGGAAAATGTCCCCCGGTGTACGCCGTGGTCTTCGACAGCGAGTTCGTCGAGACCGTGCCGCGTGAGGTGCACGATCAAGGCGTCAACGGCGTCGTGACGCCCACGCGCATCATCGCGTTCTGA